The genome window GAATTTGCCGCCAATACCTGTGTCGACCCGCTGACCCTGATCAAACTGATCCAGAGCCAACCCAAACGCTACAAGTTCGAAGGCGCTACGCTGTTCAAATTTTCCGTGCCGATGGAGCGCCCGGAAGAACGTTTCAATACACTGGAGGCGCTGCTCGAGCGCCTGACTCCCCAATCTGCCTGAAGGAATGACCCATGCGACTGCTCCGCACCCTGCCCCTGCTGCTTGCCTTGTTTGCACCATTGGCCATGGCCGGCCCCTATCAGGTCGAAGTCCTGTTTTTCCGCCAGGCCGGCGAAGTGATTCCAGCCAGCCAGCTGGCACCGGAAGACTGGGCAATGGGAAGCCAGCCGGTAACCGCCGAAAGCCAGCGCAGCACCGCCCTTAACGATGCCGCTGCCAAGTTGATTCCGGCCAATGGCTACAAGGTTCTGCTGCACCAGGCCTGGGCCCAGGAACTGGGCCCGGCCCCGGTAAAGGTCGCCCTGACTGCCGGTAACCAGATGTTCGGTCACTACCCGATCGAAGGTGTGCTGACCCTCAGCGAGAACCCATCGATTGATCTCGAGGCAAATTTGTGGATCAACCAGATTGATGCCGAGGGTGTGCTCACCGGCAGTGAGCAGCTCAAACAGTCAACCCGCCTGCTACCGGGCAAACTGACCTACATCGACCACGGCAGCCTCGGCCTGCTGGTTCGCGTCAGCCCGCAGTAGTAGCCGTAAGTTGTTGTGGGCCGATTTTATAGGGTTTATAGGGCGGGCTTCAGCCCACCAGAACCCGCTGGCGAATCCCGGGTGGGCTGAAGCCCGCCCTATGATCGGCCTGCCAGTACACGGCCCAGCACCTTGCGTGCGGTTGTCATGCCGTGGTGCATGACTACTTCCATATCTGCCAGGCTGATTGGCCCGGCCGCCTTCCCCGCGGCCGGGTTGACCACCAGGGCCAGGCAGGCATAGGGCAAGCCCAATTCCCGCGCCAGCGCTGCCTCGGGCATACCGGTCATGCCGACAATGTCACAGCCATCGCGTTCAAGCCGGAGGATTTCCGCAGCGGTCTCCAGCCGTGGCCCCTGGGTGCAGGCGTAAACTCCGGCGGCGCTGAAGTCGCAGCCTTCGGCCTGTAGCGCTTGCAGCAGTTCGGCACGCAGATCGGCAGCATAGGGCTCGGTAAAATCGATATGGGTGACCTGCTGCAGATCGCCCTCGAAGTACGTCTGTACGCGCCCCCAGCTGTAGTCGATCAACTGATCCGGAACACAGAAATGCCCGGTGCCCATGGTGGCGCTGATGCCGCCCACCGCATTCACCGCGATCACTGCCTCGGCGCCAGCCTGCTGCAATGCCCAGAGATTGGCGCGGTAGTTGATCTGGTGCGGCGGGATCCGGTGCGGCCGGCCATGCCGGGCGAGAAACAACACTTCGCGACCGGCGTAACGGCCGCGCACTATGGCTGCCGAAGGCACCCCATAGGGTGTGGTGCTACAACTGACCTCCTGGCTCTGCTGCAGTCCGTCCAGCTCGCTCAGCCCGCTACCGCCAATGATCGCCAGGGTTTTCATCGTTCAATCCTCATTCAACCAGCCCGGCCCGGCGCAACGCGCCGAGTGCGGCCTGCCAGCGCGGCTGCTGACGGTATTCGCAACCCGGGAAGGCACGCCGGCGCATGGCCTGCAGGCCCTGTGGCGGGGCGACTTTCAGTTGCTGCAAGCGACCCAGTGCCAGCTCTGCGGCAGCGCGGTCGTTACACACCAGGCCCATGTCACAACCGGCACGCAACGCCGCCTCGATACGCTCGGCGGCATCCCCGGCTACATGGGCGCCCGCCATCGACAGATCATCACTGAAGATCACTCCCCGGTAGCCCAATTCGCCACGCAGGATGTCCTGCAACCAGCGGCGGGAAAAGCCTGCCGGCTGACTATCCACCTGCGGATAAATGACATGCGCCGGCATCACCCCGGCCAGCTGGGGGATCAGGCTGACAAAGGGCAGCAGGTCGCTGGCGCGAATCTGCGCGAGGCTGCGCTCGTCGGTCGGAATCGCCACATGCGAGTCGGCCTCGGCCCAGCCGTGACCGGGGAAGTGCTTGCCGGTTGCCGCCATGCCGGCAGCATTCAGGCCCTTGATAAAGGCACCGGCGAGCACGGCGGCACGCTGCGGATCACTTTCGAAGGCCCGCGTACCGACCACCGCGCTGCGCTGGTGATCCAGATCGAGCACCGGGGCAAAACTGATATCCAGGCCTACCGCGAGCACCTCGGTGGCCAGTAGCCAGCCGCAGTGTTCTGCCAGCTGCTGCGCGTCGGGATGTTCGGCAAGGCTGCGCATTGCCGGCAGGCGTACAAAGCCCTGACGCAAGCGCTGCACCCGCCCGCCCTCCTGATCGACCGCCAGCAACAGATCCGGGCGGATCGCGCGAATGGACTCGCTGAGCTCGCGCACCTGACGCGGGTGCTCGATGTTGCGGGCAAAGATAATCAGGCCGGCCACTTCCGGCTGGCGAAGAATCTGCCGGTCTTCGGCACCCAGCCAGGTGCCCTGCACATCCAGCATCAGCGAGCCACACAAGCTCTCGGTCATAACAATCAATCCTTAATTCAGTTCGGCCGCAGCCCACTGCGGGCAGGCCGCCTCGGCAATCTGCACGGCACAATGGAGGGGTACGCGCGGGTAGAGCTGCAGGATGTCGGTATTGCGCAGGCGCACGCAACCATGGGAGCGCGGCACGCCCATCGGTTCACAATCGGGCGTGCCATGCAGATAGATATAGCGCTGCTGGCTGTCAACCTCACCACCCTGATTCAGCGCGGGCTCACAGCCGGCCAACCAGAGAATGCGGGTGAGAATCCAGTCACGCCCGGGGCATTCTTCGTGCAATTGCGGCGTCCAGACTTCTCCGGTCCATTTACGCCCCTTGAGCACCGCGCCACACGGCAAGTCAGCGCCAATCTTCTGTTCAACCCGGTGCAAGCCGCGCGGCGTACAAAAGGAGCCTTGCTGCTCCCCGGCGCCTTTCAGCGCCGTGGAAACCGGCAGGCGCAGCTTCAGTTGCCCGGCGGAAAATCCGTACAGGCACTGGTCAGCAAGGGATATGTGCAGCAAGTCGAGGTCGTGCATGGCCGCTAGCTTAGCGGATCAGACAACCTCAGCGCACCTGTCAGGACTTGGCAGCAGCCAACTGGGGCTTGTTACGGGGTCTGAGTGTAGCCGCGATCTGTGCCTTATCCGTCAAACCGCTTTCTGCACGCATGCCGGCGGCCAGAAACGGCACCATCAGACGCATTACCTGCTCAACCGGGGTATTCACTCCGAAATCGGTTTCCGCCATCGCCCGCAAGGCCTTGATGCCGGACATACTGAAAGCGGCCGCCCCCAGCATGAAGTGCACCCGCCAGAACAGCTCAAGCGGTGGTATATGCGGAGCCGCTTCGTTGACCAGCAGCATGTAACGACGAAAGACCTTGCCGTAGACCTCTTCCAGATACTTGCGCAAGTGCCCCTGGCTCTGGCTGAAAGCCAGACCGAGCAGACGCATGAACACTGACAGGTCGTCACCGATGCGTGGCTTGATCGCCAGCGCGTGCTCGACCAGCAGTTCGAGAAGCTCCTCCAGCGAGGCCTTGTACTCGGAATTGGCCTGGCGGCGATCCAGTTCACGCTCAAGGCTCTGGCTGTATGGTCCGAGGAAGCGGGAAAAGACTGCCTGAATCAGCGCTTTCTTCGAGCCAAAGTGATAATTGACTGCCGCAAGATTTACTTCTGCACGACTGGTAATCAGCCGCAAAGATGTTTCAGCAAAGCCCTTCTCGGCAAACAGTTGCTCTGCAGCATCCAGAATCCGCTCGACAGTTTCCGACTGGGCCATGATTTATTCACCTGACAAACAATCGTTTGAAACATACGTTTCACAACGAAGCCTTGTCAAGCAAACACGACATGGTGATGGGCGGAGGATTCAAAATATCCCAGCCATCGGCCTGAATCAACGGCCAGCAAGCACCAATACTGCCTCGGGGCAGGTTTGCAGCCGGCGCCCAAGAATACGCGCAATCGCCGGGCGAGCAGCGGTTAAAAGACATTGCCAGCAGCAGATCACTGTATATAATCACAGCAACTGTATAAACAAACAGAGAACATCATGCTCAAGCTGACTCCGCGCCAAGCTGAAATTCTGGATTTCATCAAACGCTGCCTGGAAGATAACGGCTACCCGCCCACACGCGCGGAAATTGCCCAGCAACTGGGCTTCAAATCGCCCAATGCCGCCGAGGAGCATCTCAAGGCATTGGCCCGCAAAGGTGCCATCGAGATGACCCCCGGTGCGTCACGCGGTATCCGCATCCCCGGCTTTGAAACTGTCGACGAAGAACCGGGCCTGCCAGTCATTGGCCGGGTCGCCGCCGGCGCACCCATTCTGGCCGAACAAAACGTCGAAGAGTCCTGCAAGATCAACCCTAATTTCTTTCATCCCAAAGCCGACTACCTGTTGCGCGTGCGCGGCATGAGCATGAAGGACATCGGCATCCTGGATGGCGACCTGCTGGCGGTGCATAGCTGCCGCGAGGCACGCGATGGCCAGATCGTGGTGGCACGCATAGACGATGAGGTCACGGTCAAACGCTTCAAGCGCGATGGCAACAAGGTCTGGCTGATCGCAGAAAACCCCGAGTTCGCGCCGATCGAGGTCAACCTGCAGGATCAGGAACTGGTGATCGAAGGTTTGAGTGTCGGCGTTATTCGCCGCTAGCACTTTCCGCACTTGGGGCAGGCAATGCTGAATACGCAATCGAGCGAGCGCGCACAGCTCTCCTTGTTTCACGGCGCCGCCAGCAAGCCGCAGGCAATACCTTTGCCCGGCGAACCAGCAGGCAGTGCCTGGGCCGGGCCTGTGGAATGCTTCAGCGAACTGGCTTTATGTGGCTCGAAGGAAAATTGCCTGCTACTGCTGGCACCTGTTCTGCGCGAATTGAGCCAGCAGGCAGGCGATCGCTGGCTGACCCTGATTGATGCACCGGCCTGGCTCACCCGCAGCTGGCTGCGCAACGCCGGGCTCAAGCGCGACGTCATCCTGCTGTTGAAAACCCGCAGTGCGGCTACTGCAGTCGAACTGGCCTGCGAGGCATTGCAACGGGGCCGCAGCCATACGGTAATCAGCTGGCTACAGGCACTGGACGCACATTCACGGCAAATGCTGACGTTGATGGCGCTGCAGGGACAAAGCCAGAGTCTGAATATTCGACTGGGCTGAAATAACCCGGACGGGCAGCCGGAATGTCGAGCTCGCCAAGCCGCTCAGTGCAGGACGCGCGTACCCTCTTCATTCAGCAAGCCACCTTCAGCTAGGCGCCCGGCCATCTGCACACCGACATTCAGCATCGCCTTGGCGACCTCGACTTGCTGACCCTGCAAAAACGCACGGGCGTCGGCTGAAAACTCCAGGGTAACCAGAGACTCCTGATCATCGCCACGACGCAAAACAATGCGCCCGTCAGGCAGCTCGACTATTTCAAGAAACGCTGTTGGCATGAATGCAACCCCTGATGAAAGCCGCCTAGTGTACCAGCCGTACCTGCCACGACCCTAACCCGTCCATCCTGCAGCTTCACCACTCGACCAGTGTTTCGCGAAAACGCATGGCCAGATTCTTCAGCGACTGCCGCCAGCTCTCGATCTGTTCGAGGCCGAGTTCCGGCTCGTCCTGCTCCAGACTGACGGCCTCGATCAGCGCCAGCCGCGGATCAACCTTGGCCACTTTCAGCTCCTGCGGTGGCTGATACAGCGCCTGATAGCTGAGCAATAGCTGCGCCAGCCAACTGTCCGGTCGTTTCGCCAGTTCGATCAACTCGGAAAGCTCCGGGCTCGGTGCCGCCGCCAGCACCTGCGGGTCAAGCAGTTGCTCAGCCTGACGCACATCCGGGCCAGCCAACCGGTAGTAACCGGCAATCTCATGGCACAGACCCAGCAAGGCGCCATACAGATGGAAGATCGCCGCCTCGCGCTCAGCCTTGATAATCCCCAGCGCATTGGCAGGCCGGGCCGCTTCGGCCTTGCGGCAGGCCTCCAGCGCGAGTCCGGCAAAATAGATTTTCTGGTTGGTACGGGTATAACGCTCATTCGCCATGAGACAGTTCTCCTCGAGCGCCTGACAGCCAGTGTTGCTGCCAGGCACCACGGCAGCCGCAAGGCGGTGTGCCGGAATCAATCGCAACGTGCCGGCACAAGGCTAAAACGCCTGTAGCCAGTGCCTGCTTGCTCAGCGCTTGTCTTCTACCTGCCACTTGCTGCCATCGTAGAAAGCACGCCAGCCGCTGGGCTTGCCGTCGATCTCCGACTGCACGTATTGCTCCTTGGTCTTGCGACTGAAGCGAATCACCGCTGGACGGCCATCCGGGTCCTTCTGTGGTGCTTTCAGCAGGAACTGGTACTTGGGGTCCAGTTCATCCTTGTGCGGCAGCAGTTCCAGCACCAGCGGTGCTCTGGTCTCGCGGTTTTTCGGAAACTGGCTGGCAGCCAGAAACAACCCAGAGGCGCCATCGCGCAGCACATAGGTATCCTTGACCTTCTCGCACTGCAACTCCGGCATCTTGATCGGATCACATTTGGGTGGCGCGGCCTCGCCACTTTTCAGCAGCTTGCGGGTGTTCTTGCACTCGGCATTGGTACAGCCAAAGAACTTGCCGAAACGACCGGTCTTGAGCTGCATCTCGCTACCGCACTTGTCACACTCGAGTCGTGGCCCTTCGTAACCCTTGATGCGGAACTGGCCCAGTTCGACTTCATAACCCGGGCAGTCCGGGTTGTTGCCGCACACATGCAGTTTGCGTGTTTCATCCAGCAGATAGGCATCCATCGCCGTGTCACAGATCTTGCAGCGATGCTTGCCGAGCAACACCAGTGATTCCGACTCGCCCTCGTCATCGGCGGCAATCTCGTCACCCGGCACCAGGTTCAGCGTGGACTTGCAACGCTCCTTGGGTGGCAAGGCATAACCGGAGCAGCCGAGAAACACCCCTGTCGAAGCCGTACGGATCATCATCGGCCGGCCACACTCGCGGCAGGCTATGTCGGTCGGGGTCGGTTCGTTGGAGCGCATACCGCCATCAGCGGCACCCGCCAGATCGAGCCGCTTCTTGAAGGTGCCGTAAAACTCGTCGAGCAGGTTCTTCCATTCGCGCTGGCCTTTGGCCACGTCATCCAGACGCTCTTCCATGCCGGCCGTGAAGCCGTAGTCCATCAGGTTGGGGAAGCTTTCGCCAAGACGCTCGGTAACGATGTCACCCATTTTCTCCGCGTAAAACCGGCGGTTATGCACTGTCACATAGCCACGATCCTGAATGGTCGAAATGATGGCGGCATAGGTGGACGGGCGGCCAATGCCACGCTTTTCCAGTTCCTTGACCAGACTGGCCTCGGAGTAGCGCGCCAGTGGCTTGGTAAAATGCTGGCTGGGGTCAAGCTTGAGCAGCTTGAGGGTTTCACCTTCCTGCATGTCCGGCAGCACGGCGTCTTCACCCTGCTTGCTCAGCTGTGGCAGAGCCCGGGTATAGCCATCAAATTTGAGAATACGGCCCTTGGCCCGCAGCTCGAAGCTGTCCGCCTTGACCGCCACCGTGGTCGACAGGTATTCGGCAGGAGGCATCTGGCAGGCGACAAACTGCCGCCAGATCAATTCGTACAAGCGCTCGGCATCACGCTCCATACCCGACAGCTGGGTCGGACGCAGATTGACGTCAGAGGGACGGATCGCCTCGTGCGCCTCCTGGGCGCCTTCCTTGCTCGAGTACAGCACCGGATTGGCCGGCAGATACTGCTTGCCGTACTCGCTGCCGATAAAACCACGCACCATCTCGATGGAGTCTGCCGACAGATTGGTCGAATCGGTACGCATGTAGGTGATGTAACCGGCCTCGTACAGACGCTGGGCCATCATCATGGTCTTCTTCACACCAAAGCCGAGACGCGTGCTGGCAGCCTGTTGCAGTGTGGAGGTAATAAAAGGTGCCGAAGGCTTGCTGCTGGTCGGTTTGTCTTCACGCTTGAACAGCTGGTAGCTGCTGGCCTTGAGCTTTTCCAGCGCAGCCTTTGCGGCAGCTTCATTCAGCGGTTTGAACGCCTGACCATTCTCGCGAGCCACCTCGAAACGCACACTGGCGCCCTTGGCCGTGCCCAGGTCCGCATGCACTTCCCAGTATTCTTCAGGGACAAAGGCGCGTATTTCCTTTTCCCGTTCCACCACCAGCTTGGCCGCTACCGACTGCACACGACCGGCAGACAGGCCACGGGCGATCTTCTGCCAGAGCAACGGGGAAACCATGTAACCGACGACCCGGTCAAGAAAGCGCCGGGCCTGCTGTGCGTTTACCCGATCAATATCCAGGGTTCCCGGCGTGGCGAATGCTTCCTGAATGGCTTTTTTGGTGATTTCGTTGAACACCACCCGTTTGTAGCGCGCTTCATCACCACCGATGGCCTCGCGCAGGTGCCAGGCGATCGCCTCCCCCTCGCGGTCCAAGTCGGTTGCGAGGTAGATGGTGTCGGCATCCTTGGCCAGACGGCGCAATTCCTCGATGACTTTTTCCTTGCCGGGAAGGATTTCGTACCTGGCTTTCCAGCCGTTCTCCGGATCCACACCCATGCGGGCAATCAGCTGGCGTTTGGCCTTTTCCTTGGGCGAAATCGCCGGCGCTTCTGCCGCTGCGGCCTTGCCGCGCTTTACCGGCGTCTTTTCAGCACTGACCGAACCACTGGTTGGCAAGTCACGGATGTGTCCAATGCTCGACTTCACCACAAACTGGTTGCCCAGGTATTTGTTGATGGTCTTGGCTTTGGCCGGGGATTCCACGATGACCAGCGATTTACCCATGGAGAGGAATATTCCTGAATTCGATAAAAAAGGCGGGAGCCGCAGCATGCGGCACCGCTATATATAGTGCCCTGACAAGCAAGGTCAAGCTTGCAAGACCGGCCTGCACCGGACTCAAAGACCTTTGGAAGGCTCTATCTCGGGAGTTTCCAGCGAGAAACGGGAGATTTGCTCACCGTCCACATTGACTGTCTCGGTGAACATGCTCAAGGGACGAACCCAAAGCCCGCGCTCACCATAAAGCGCTTGATAAACCACCAGTTGCTCTTCGGTTTCGGAGTGTCTGGCAGTACCCAGCACCCGGTATTGCTGACCTTTGTAATGCCGGTAGATGCCAGGCTGCAGAGTCATCTGAAGGTCCATTTTCACTGAGTTCCGAAAAAACAAAAGCCGGGGCACCAGGCCCCGGCTCGTGCGTGCCAAAGCGCTTAAACGCGCTCGAACACCGTGCTGATGCCCTGGCCGAGACCAATGCACATGGTCGACACCCCGAGGGTGCCGCCATTCTGCTTCATCACGTTCAGCAGGGTGCCGGAGATCCGCGCACCGGAGCAGCCAAACGGGTGACCCAGCGCAATTGCACCACCATGCAGGTTGACCTTCTGCTCCATCACATCAAGCAGTTTGAGGTCTTTCAGCACTGGCAGCGCCTGGGCAGCAAAGGCTTCGTTAAGTTCAACGAAGTCGATGTCGGCCATGCTCAGACCGGCGCGCTGCAGGGCTTTCTTGGTCGATGGCACCGGGCCATAACCCATGATTGCCGGGTCAACGCCCGCCAGCGCCATGGCACGTACCACGGCCATCGGCTGGATGCCGAGGTCCTGGGCACGCTGGGCCGACATCACGATCATGCACGAGGCACCATCGGTGATTTGCGAAGAAGTACCGGCAGTCACGGTGCCGCCCTTCGGATTGAACGCCGGCTTCAGCGCCGCCAGACTTTCCAGGGTGGTTTCCGGACGGATGGTTTCATCGTAGTCGAAGACCTTCAGAAAGCCATTCTCGTCGTAGCCTTCCATCGGGATGATTTCATCCTTGAACTTGCCTTCGACGGTGGCCTTGTGGGCCAGACGGTGCGAACGCTCACCGAAGGCATCCTGCTGCTCGCGGCTGATGCCATGCATCTTGCCGAGCATTTCCGCGGTCAGGCCCATCATGCCCGACGCTTTGGCCGCATACAGGGACAGGTGCGGGTTCGGATCAACGCCGTGCATCATGCTGACGTGGCCCATGTGCTCCACACCACCAACCACGAACACGTCGCCGTTACCGGTCTGGATCGCCTGCACGGCTGTGTGCAAGGCGCTCATGGAGGAACCACACAGGCGGCTGACCGTCTGTGCCGCACTGGTGTGCGGGATCGGTGTCATCAGCGAGGCCATACGGGCAATGTTCCAGCCCTGCTCCAGGGTCTGGTTGACACAACCCCAGATGACGTCTTCCACTTCAGCAGGATCAACCTTGCTGTTGCGCGCCAGGAGGCCGCTGATCAGTTGCGCCGACATGGTCTCGGCACGGGTATTACGGTGCATGCCGCCTTTGGAACGACCCATCGGGGTACGACCAAAGTCAACAATCACTGCATCTCTCGGATTCAGGCTCATAAATTCACTCTCGCTCTAAACCGTTCGTGATTAACCGAAGAACTTCTGGCCGTTTTTAGCCATAGTCCGCAGTTTTTCGGTTGGGTGGTACAGCGCGCCCAGTTCGGCATATTTGTCGGCCAGAGCTACGAACTCGGCCACGCCAACGGTGTCGATGTAACGCAGGGCACCACCACGGAACGGCGGGAAGCCGATACCGAGAATCAGGCCCATATCCGCTTCGGCAGCGGTTTCGACAATGCCGTCTTCCAGGCAACGTACCGTTTCCATGCACAGCGGGATCATCATGTAATTGATGATGTCTTCATCTGTGACTTCACGGGCCTCGCCCAGAATCGGCGCGAGCACTTCGTGTACGGACGGATCAACTACCTTCTTCGGCTTGCCACGCTTGTCCATCTCGTAAGCGTAGAAACCCTTGCCGTTCTTCTGACCCAGACGGTTGGCTTCGTACAGCGCATCAATCGCGGTACGCCGCTCATCCTTCATGCGATCCGGGAAGCCTTCAGCCATCACGTCACGACCATGGTGGCCCGTGTCGATACCGACCACGTCCATCAGGTACGCCGGGCCCATCGGC of Pseudomonas pohangensis contains these proteins:
- a CDS encoding CsiV family protein; the protein is MRLLRTLPLLLALFAPLAMAGPYQVEVLFFRQAGEVIPASQLAPEDWAMGSQPVTAESQRSTALNDAAAKLIPANGYKVLLHQAWAQELGPAPVKVALTAGNQMFGHYPIEGVLTLSENPSIDLEANLWINQIDAEGVLTGSEQLKQSTRLLPGKLTYIDHGSLGLLVRVSPQ
- a CDS encoding S-methyl-5'-thioinosine phosphorylase, translating into MKTLAIIGGSGLSELDGLQQSQEVSCSTTPYGVPSAAIVRGRYAGREVLFLARHGRPHRIPPHQINYRANLWALQQAGAEAVIAVNAVGGISATMGTGHFCVPDQLIDYSWGRVQTYFEGDLQQVTHIDFTEPYAADLRAELLQALQAEGCDFSAAGVYACTQGPRLETAAEILRLERDGCDIVGMTGMPEAALARELGLPYACLALVVNPAAGKAAGPISLADMEVVMHHGMTTARKVLGRVLAGRS
- the nagZ gene encoding beta-N-acetylhexosaminidase produces the protein MCGSLMLDVQGTWLGAEDRQILRQPEVAGLIIFARNIEHPRQVRELSESIRAIRPDLLLAVDQEGGRVQRLRQGFVRLPAMRSLAEHPDAQQLAEHCGWLLATEVLAVGLDISFAPVLDLDHQRSAVVGTRAFESDPQRAAVLAGAFIKGLNAAGMAATGKHFPGHGWAEADSHVAIPTDERSLAQIRASDLLPFVSLIPQLAGVMPAHVIYPQVDSQPAGFSRRWLQDILRGELGYRGVIFSDDLSMAGAHVAGDAAERIEAALRAGCDMGLVCNDRAAAELALGRLQQLKVAPPQGLQAMRRRAFPGCEYRQQPRWQAALGALRRAGLVE
- a CDS encoding L,D-transpeptidase, with amino-acid sequence MHDLDLLHISLADQCLYGFSAGQLKLRLPVSTALKGAGEQQGSFCTPRGLHRVEQKIGADLPCGAVLKGRKWTGEVWTPQLHEECPGRDWILTRILWLAGCEPALNQGGEVDSQQRYIYLHGTPDCEPMGVPRSHGCVRLRNTDILQLYPRVPLHCAVQIAEAACPQWAAAELN
- a CDS encoding TetR/AcrR family transcriptional regulator, giving the protein MAQSETVERILDAAEQLFAEKGFAETSLRLITSRAEVNLAAVNYHFGSKKALIQAVFSRFLGPYSQSLERELDRRQANSEYKASLEELLELLVEHALAIKPRIGDDLSVFMRLLGLAFSQSQGHLRKYLEEVYGKVFRRYMLLVNEAAPHIPPLELFWRVHFMLGAAAFSMSGIKALRAMAETDFGVNTPVEQVMRLMVPFLAAGMRAESGLTDKAQIAATLRPRNKPQLAAAKS
- the lexA gene encoding transcriptional repressor LexA, which gives rise to MLKLTPRQAEILDFIKRCLEDNGYPPTRAEIAQQLGFKSPNAAEEHLKALARKGAIEMTPGASRGIRIPGFETVDEEPGLPVIGRVAAGAPILAEQNVEESCKINPNFFHPKADYLLRVRGMSMKDIGILDGDLLAVHSCREARDGQIVVARIDDEVTVKRFKRDGNKVWLIAENPEFAPIEVNLQDQELVIEGLSVGVIRR
- the sulA gene encoding SOS-induced cell division inhibitor SulA, which produces MLNTQSSERAQLSLFHGAASKPQAIPLPGEPAGSAWAGPVECFSELALCGSKENCLLLLAPVLRELSQQAGDRWLTLIDAPAWLTRSWLRNAGLKRDVILLLKTRSAATAVELACEALQRGRSHTVISWLQALDAHSRQMLTLMALQGQSQSLNIRLG
- a CDS encoding DUF6586 family protein, translated to MANERYTRTNQKIYFAGLALEACRKAEAARPANALGIIKAEREAAIFHLYGALLGLCHEIAGYYRLAGPDVRQAEQLLDPQVLAAAPSPELSELIELAKRPDSWLAQLLLSYQALYQPPQELKVAKVDPRLALIEAVSLEQDEPELGLEQIESWRQSLKNLAMRFRETLVEW
- the topA gene encoding type I DNA topoisomerase, translating into MGKSLVIVESPAKAKTINKYLGNQFVVKSSIGHIRDLPTSGSVSAEKTPVKRGKAAAAEAPAISPKEKAKRQLIARMGVDPENGWKARYEILPGKEKVIEELRRLAKDADTIYLATDLDREGEAIAWHLREAIGGDEARYKRVVFNEITKKAIQEAFATPGTLDIDRVNAQQARRFLDRVVGYMVSPLLWQKIARGLSAGRVQSVAAKLVVEREKEIRAFVPEEYWEVHADLGTAKGASVRFEVARENGQAFKPLNEAAAKAALEKLKASSYQLFKREDKPTSSKPSAPFITSTLQQAASTRLGFGVKKTMMMAQRLYEAGYITYMRTDSTNLSADSIEMVRGFIGSEYGKQYLPANPVLYSSKEGAQEAHEAIRPSDVNLRPTQLSGMERDAERLYELIWRQFVACQMPPAEYLSTTVAVKADSFELRAKGRILKFDGYTRALPQLSKQGEDAVLPDMQEGETLKLLKLDPSQHFTKPLARYSEASLVKELEKRGIGRPSTYAAIISTIQDRGYVTVHNRRFYAEKMGDIVTERLGESFPNLMDYGFTAGMEERLDDVAKGQREWKNLLDEFYGTFKKRLDLAGAADGGMRSNEPTPTDIACRECGRPMMIRTASTGVFLGCSGYALPPKERCKSTLNLVPGDEIAADDEGESESLVLLGKHRCKICDTAMDAYLLDETRKLHVCGNNPDCPGYEVELGQFRIKGYEGPRLECDKCGSEMQLKTGRFGKFFGCTNAECKNTRKLLKSGEAAPPKCDPIKMPELQCEKVKDTYVLRDGASGLFLAASQFPKNRETRAPLVLELLPHKDELDPKYQFLLKAPQKDPDGRPAVIRFSRKTKEQYVQSEIDGKPSGWRAFYDGSKWQVEDKR
- a CDS encoding DUF1653 domain-containing protein — its product is MTLQPGIYRHYKGQQYRVLGTARHSETEEQLVVYQALYGERGLWVRPLSMFTETVNVDGEQISRFSLETPEIEPSKGL
- the fadA gene encoding acetyl-CoA C-acyltransferase FadA yields the protein MSLNPRDAVIVDFGRTPMGRSKGGMHRNTRAETMSAQLISGLLARNSKVDPAEVEDVIWGCVNQTLEQGWNIARMASLMTPIPHTSAAQTVSRLCGSSMSALHTAVQAIQTGNGDVFVVGGVEHMGHVSMMHGVDPNPHLSLYAAKASGMMGLTAEMLGKMHGISREQQDAFGERSHRLAHKATVEGKFKDEIIPMEGYDENGFLKVFDYDETIRPETTLESLAALKPAFNPKGGTVTAGTSSQITDGASCMIVMSAQRAQDLGIQPMAVVRAMALAGVDPAIMGYGPVPSTKKALQRAGLSMADIDFVELNEAFAAQALPVLKDLKLLDVMEQKVNLHGGAIALGHPFGCSGARISGTLLNVMKQNGGTLGVSTMCIGLGQGISTVFERV